The following are encoded in a window of Myxocyprinus asiaticus isolate MX2 ecotype Aquarium Trade chromosome 17, UBuf_Myxa_2, whole genome shotgun sequence genomic DNA:
- the LOC127455503 gene encoding bifunctional peptidase and (3S)-lysyl hydroxylase Jmjd7-like, with product MDAVKDCLRDFPKEARELYLNDAVPYLDGPLSPIQFYREWIGPNKPCILRNGFSDWPALSKWNPAYLREKVGTKVISVAVTPNGYADAVNRNRFVMPEERHMTFSSLLDIIEGKVKSNGVFYVQKQCSNLTEELPELTGDVQTHIPWMSEALGKQPDAVNFWLGEESAVTSMHKDHYENLYCVISGQKEFILLPPTDRPFIPYELYQPATYRQNEDGTFEIVDEEGSLKVPWIPLDPLNPDLDRYPSYRLTKPLHCTVKAGEMLYLPSLWFHHVRQSHGCIAVNFWYDMEYDIKYNYFQLVESLTNAVGSL from the exons AGCTTTATCTAAATGATGCAGTGCCATATTTGGATGGCCCCCTCTCTCCTATTCAGTTTTATCGGGAATGGATTGGTCCTAATAAGCCCTGCATCCTTCGCAACGGCTTCAGTGATTGGCCAGCTTTGTCCAAATGGAACCCTGCTTATCTAAG agagAAAGTAGGCACTAAAGTCATCAGTGTTGCCGTCACTCCAAACGGATATGCAGATGCTGTAAATAGGAATCGTTTTGTGATGCCAGAGGAGCGTCACATGACCTTTTCATCTCTGCTGGACATCATCGAAGGGAAGGTGAAGAGCAATGGGGTGTTTTATGTTCAGAAGCAATGCTCCAATCTGACTGAGGAGTTACCAGAGCTGACGGGAGACGTACAGACTCACATCCCCTGGATGAGTGAAGCTCTTG GAAAGCAGCCTGATGCTGTAAATTTCTGGTTAGGGGAGGAAAGTGCTGTCACATCAA TGCATAAAGATCACTATGAGAATCTATACTGTGTGATATCAGGACAAAAAGAGTTTATTTTACTTCCTCCCACTGATAGGCCTTTCATACCATATG AGCTCTATCAGCCAGCAACATACAGACAGAATGAAGATGGCACGTTTGAAATAGTAGATGAAGAAGGTTCGCTCAaa GTGCCCTGGATTCCTCTAGACCCCCTGAATCCAGATTTAGACCGATATCCCTCATACAGACTGACTAAACCTCTGCACTGCACTGTGAAAGCTGGAGAGATGTTGTACCTGCCCTCTTTGTGGTTCCATCATGTGCGACAGTCTCACGGCTGCATAGCAG tgaatttctggtatgatatggaatatgatATCAAGTACAACTACTTTCAGCTGGTGGAGTCCCTGACAAATGCTGTGGGATCACTATGA